A genome region from Schistocerca americana isolate TAMUIC-IGC-003095 chromosome 1, iqSchAmer2.1, whole genome shotgun sequence includes the following:
- the LOC124598695 gene encoding uncharacterized protein LOC124598695 — translation MWTVGEVVNALITFCNSLRKLIQVTLWLSFSVGGVIVEFITFVLFHVGNVLITLFVVLQVLYEDFIVFIIDCSWKLKSAASTLLYFWSQILLVSSETYQIARRTAVSLHDFVVSCVSVLWSCLNKLYGFIVFVPELLKEAIILIGSSVWYCVQFVPLCIVYCMATSVYAVGRCYEELTSIVSAAYDVINTLLWSVLLFFTDIPSTALLGLLIAVFLSVAFVKYQAQIFSFALTIILCTFNFLRSLPVRILKMLLSTVRRTVIRRQPETNVSSDESDISEQSSYSTQSQQPVSSRLRPAVKLHSTEASSSKDDLIKRLQREQDSRLCVVCQDRDKCIVVLPCQHLCLCVQCATTVHRENGKCPICRQPLRKAMKVYVS, via the coding sequence ATGTGGACAGTAGGCGAAGTTGTTAATGCACTGATTACTTTCTGTAACTCTTTGAGGAAGCTTATTCAAGTAACGCTGTGGCTTAGCTTCTCGGTAGGTGGTGTTATTGTGGAGTTCATCACGTTCGTTCTCTTCCATGTGGGAAATGTTTTAATTACTTTATTTGTCGTTCTCCAAGTGCTGTATGAAGATTTTATTGTGTTTATAATTGATTGTTCGTGGAAACTGAAGAGTGCGGCAAGTACTTTACTTTATTTCTGGTCACAAATATTGCTCGTCTCCTCGGAAACTTACCAAATTGCACGGAGGACCGCTGTGAGTTTACACGATTTTGTGGTGTCTTGTGTCAGTGTTCTATGGAGTTGTTTAAACAAGTTATACGGTTTCATCGTATTTGTTCCAGAACTGCTGAAAGAGGCGATTATACTTATAGGGTCCAGTGTATGGTACTGTGTTCAGTTTGTACCGCTGTGCATTGTATATTGTATGGCAACTTCTGTTTATGCTGTTGGCAGGTGCTACGAAGAGTTAACATCCATTGTTAGTGCTGCATATGATGTTATTAATACATTACTGTGGAGCGTCCTACTATTTTTTACTGATATACCATCAACAGCACTTCTTGGGTTGTTGATCGCCGTATTTTTATCAGTGGCGTTTGTCAAATACCAGGCACAGATTTTCAGTTTTGCCCTAACTATTATTTTGTGTACTTTTAACTTCTTACGGTCTTTACCAGTCAGAATTCTGAAaatgttactgtcaacagttcgaAGAACAGTCATTCGACGGCAGCCTGAGACAAACGTATCTAGTGATGAATCTGATATCAGTGAGCAATCTTCATATTCAACGCAAAGTCAACAGCCAGTTAGTTCCCGCTTGAGGCCAGCAGTGAAACTTCATTCAACAGAAGCGAGTAGCTCCAAAGATGATTTGATTAAACGACTACAAAGAGAACAAGATAGTaggctgtgtgtagtttgtcaagaCAGGGACAAGTGTATTGTGGTTCTGCCATGCCAACATTTATGTCTGTGTGTACAGTGTGCTACTACAGTGCATAGGGAGAATGGGAAATGTCCTATTTGCCGCCAGCCTCTTAGAAAGGCAATGAAAGTTTATGTCAGCTAA